From the genome of Pseudomonas sp. gcc21, one region includes:
- a CDS encoding DNA-3-methyladenine glycosylase, which translates to MSDMSVTQLPWPSARPLANSFFHRESRQVAVELLGKVIRHKVDGLWLSARIIETEAYKLEDKGSHASLGYTHTRRALFMDGGTIYMYYARGGDSLNISAAGPGNAVLIKSAFPVTDEVSGPDSLALMHKLNPAQNGSQRPIEKLCSGQTLLCKALGLKVPEWTAQQFDTSRFFIDDDGYRPEEIIQTTRLGIPTGRDEHLMYRFVDAAYARVCTRNPLGRTRLEGEHYHYIGSAGVCRLD; encoded by the coding sequence ATCTCGGATATGTCAGTTACTCAGCTTCCCTGGCCCTCTGCCCGCCCTCTGGCGAACAGTTTCTTCCATCGCGAATCTCGTCAAGTCGCTGTCGAGCTATTGGGCAAAGTTATCCGCCATAAGGTTGACGGGCTGTGGCTTTCGGCGCGCATCATCGAGACCGAAGCCTACAAACTCGAAGACAAGGGCAGCCACGCCTCACTCGGCTACACCCATACTCGCCGCGCCCTGTTCATGGACGGCGGCACCATCTACATGTACTACGCCCGCGGCGGCGACTCGCTGAACATCAGCGCCGCAGGCCCCGGCAATGCCGTACTGATCAAGTCAGCCTTTCCCGTTACCGATGAGGTCAGTGGCCCCGATAGCCTGGCACTCATGCACAAGCTCAACCCGGCGCAGAACGGCAGTCAGCGCCCGATCGAAAAACTCTGCTCCGGCCAGACATTGCTGTGCAAGGCGCTCGGACTGAAGGTGCCTGAGTGGACGGCGCAGCAGTTCGACACATCAAGGTTCTTCATCGACGATGACGGCTATCGTCCTGAAGAAATCATCCAGACCACCCGCCTGGGCATACCGACGGGTCGGGATGAGCACCTGATGTACCGTTTCGTTGATGCCGCCTACGCACGGGTCTGCACCCGCAACCCGCTGGGACGCACGCGCCTGGAGGGCGAGCACTACCATTACATTGGCAGCGCCGGAGTCTGCAGACTTGATTGA
- a CDS encoding septal ring lytic transglycosylase RlpA family protein → MTMRTSSRMRIVAASLLLGVLAGCSSAPQPGQGSGMVSKPAIRPMQDGAPTHIVDVSTIPDAIPVPHTGRYKATPYKVLGKYYTPMQDGSSYRETGPASWYGTKFHGQLTANGEDYDLYGMTAAHKTLPLPTYVRVTNLENKRTVIVRVNDRGPFYSDRIIDLSYAAAKKLGFAEKGTAQVLVEGIDPVAWQQQNNPGYLVKKNPPIENLASAPGQQMFLQVGAFSSSQAAEQLRVRLQNALNTTVFVTPVQQPTGTFHRVRLGPVASHDEAQKLIEALRVANLGNATLVTSN, encoded by the coding sequence ATGACAATGCGAACCTCGAGCCGCATGCGAATCGTTGCGGCGTCGCTGCTGCTGGGAGTGCTCGCTGGCTGTTCGTCTGCGCCTCAACCGGGGCAGGGGAGCGGCATGGTAAGCAAGCCTGCGATAAGACCGATGCAGGACGGCGCGCCTACGCACATAGTTGACGTTTCGACCATCCCTGACGCCATCCCGGTACCGCATACCGGTCGGTACAAGGCGACCCCGTACAAGGTCCTGGGCAAGTACTACACCCCCATGCAGGACGGCAGCAGTTACCGCGAAACGGGGCCTGCTTCATGGTATGGCACCAAATTCCACGGCCAGCTGACCGCCAACGGTGAAGATTACGATCTCTACGGCATGACTGCTGCGCACAAGACCCTGCCGCTACCGACCTACGTCAGGGTGACCAACCTCGAGAACAAGCGCACCGTGATCGTGCGTGTGAACGACCGGGGTCCGTTCTACTCGGACCGGATCATCGATCTGTCTTATGCTGCCGCCAAGAAGCTGGGTTTTGCGGAAAAGGGCACAGCGCAGGTGCTGGTCGAAGGCATCGACCCGGTGGCTTGGCAACAGCAGAACAACCCGGGATACCTGGTCAAGAAGAACCCGCCGATAGAGAACCTCGCATCCGCACCGGGGCAGCAGATGTTTTTACAGGTTGGCGCTTTTTCGTCGAGTCAGGCGGCAGAGCAGTTGCGTGTGCGGTTACAGAATGCACTCAATACCACGGTGTTCGTGACGCCTGTTCAACAGCCAACCGGGACATTCCATAGGGTCCGTCTCGGTCCGGTAGCCAGTCATGACGAGGCGCAGAAGCTGATCGAAGCGCTTCGAGTGGCGAATCTGGGCAACGCCACCCTGGTTACATCCAACTGA
- the mrdA gene encoding penicillin-binding protein 2 produces MAKPIHLKDHSKDAGIVRQRLLLAAAVVVLLLLALVARMYYLQVIQFEHHSTLSENNRVHVQPIPPSRGRIYDRNGVVLAENRPSFSLNITRERTPDVAATFELLKMLLELDDEEIERAQRRLMQSRRPFESVPVMFGLDDEQIARIGVNRFRLPGVEVQASFVRHYPLGEHFAHAVGYVGRINDKEMQQIDQVAYAGTHYIGKTGIERFYEELLHGKVGYEEVETNARGRVLRVLDRTDPVPGRDLTLHLDSRLQAVAEQAMGKRRGAVIAIEPETGGVLAYVSQPGFDPNLFVTGISYADYGALRDSLDQPLFNRVLRGLYPPGSTIKQLVAIAGLDTGIVGRNNRVFDPGFFQLPNHSHKYRNWNRGGDGWVDMRRAIARSNDTYFYDLAHKLGIDRMHEYLSKFGLGTRVSLDMFEEAAGLMPSREWKRATRRQPWYPGETVITGIGQGYMLTTPLQLAHSTALIANKGVWRRPRLMMHAEGVLPDESDTPDDIELKNPDDWNFITEALEDVMHAPHGTSRAAALGAPYRIAGKTGTAQVVAIAQGERYDSASLAERHRDHALYVGFAPADAPRIAVAVMVENGESGGRVAAPVARQLFDAWLLSEGEQINEDGADELTAEVQP; encoded by the coding sequence ATGGCCAAACCGATTCACCTCAAGGACCACAGCAAGGATGCGGGCATCGTCCGGCAGCGCCTGTTATTGGCTGCGGCGGTGGTTGTCCTGCTGTTGCTGGCGCTGGTTGCGCGGATGTATTACCTGCAGGTGATCCAGTTCGAGCATCATTCCACGCTGTCCGAGAACAACCGCGTCCATGTGCAACCGATTCCGCCGTCCCGTGGCAGGATATATGATCGCAATGGCGTGGTATTGGCGGAGAATCGGCCAAGTTTCAGTCTGAATATTACGCGCGAGCGTACCCCTGATGTGGCAGCGACCTTTGAGCTCCTCAAGATGTTGCTGGAGCTGGATGATGAAGAGATCGAACGTGCGCAGAGGCGGTTGATGCAGTCGCGCCGGCCCTTTGAGTCGGTGCCGGTGATGTTCGGACTTGATGACGAGCAGATCGCGCGCATCGGCGTTAACCGGTTCCGTTTACCTGGGGTGGAGGTGCAGGCCAGTTTTGTGCGGCATTACCCGCTGGGTGAGCATTTTGCCCATGCGGTGGGCTATGTTGGACGTATCAATGACAAGGAAATGCAGCAGATCGATCAAGTCGCTTATGCCGGCACGCATTATATCGGCAAGACTGGCATCGAACGTTTCTATGAAGAACTGCTCCACGGGAAGGTCGGTTACGAAGAGGTTGAGACCAATGCGCGGGGCCGGGTCCTGCGTGTACTTGACCGCACCGATCCCGTGCCTGGGCGCGATCTGACGCTGCACCTTGATAGCCGTCTGCAGGCGGTCGCCGAACAGGCAATGGGTAAACGTCGGGGGGCGGTCATTGCTATCGAGCCGGAGACCGGCGGGGTGCTGGCCTATGTCAGTCAGCCGGGCTTCGATCCGAACCTGTTCGTCACCGGTATAAGCTACGCCGACTATGGCGCTTTGCGGGACTCGCTTGACCAGCCACTGTTCAACCGTGTGCTGCGGGGGCTGTATCCACCGGGCTCGACGATCAAACAGCTGGTAGCCATCGCTGGACTGGATACGGGCATCGTAGGGCGTAATAACCGCGTGTTCGATCCAGGCTTCTTTCAATTGCCGAACCACAGTCACAAGTACCGTAACTGGAATCGTGGCGGCGATGGATGGGTGGATATGCGCCGTGCGATTGCCCGGTCCAACGACACCTACTTCTATGATCTGGCGCACAAGCTGGGCATCGATCGTATGCATGAGTACCTCAGTAAATTCGGCCTGGGTACACGCGTCTCGCTGGATATGTTCGAAGAGGCTGCAGGACTGATGCCGTCCCGTGAGTGGAAGCGGGCAACGCGCCGTCAGCCCTGGTACCCGGGCGAGACAGTAATCACCGGGATCGGCCAGGGGTATATGCTTACCACCCCCTTGCAGTTGGCGCATTCCACTGCACTGATTGCGAACAAGGGCGTGTGGCGTAGACCCCGGTTGATGATGCATGCCGAAGGGGTACTGCCTGACGAGTCGGATACGCCGGACGATATCGAGCTGAAAAATCCTGACGACTGGAACTTCATTACCGAAGCGCTGGAAGATGTTATGCATGCCCCCCATGGTACTTCGAGAGCGGCGGCCCTCGGTGCGCCCTACCGTATCGCCGGAAAGACTGGCACAGCGCAGGTTGTCGCCATCGCCCAGGGCGAGCGCTACGATTCAGCCAGCCTGGCTGAGCGTCACCGTGATCATGCCCTGTATGTCGGTTTTGCACCGGCCGATGCGCCACGTATTGCCGTGGCTGTCATGGTCGAGAACGGCGAGTCGGGCGGGCGCGTCGCAGCACCGGTGGCCCGCCAATTATTCGATGCCTGGTTGTTGTCCGAGGGTGAACAGATCAATGAAGACGGCGCTGACGAACTGACCGCCGAGGTGCAACCGTGA
- the rsfS gene encoding ribosome silencing factor, translating to MQIDDLVQVVESALDELKAKDVVRIDVRELTSVTDFMIIASGTSNRHVSSLSDNVVEKAKEAGCRPLGVEGKDSGEWVLVDLGDIVVHVMQPATRQFYDLERLWQSAESRREQQQSASDAE from the coding sequence ATGCAGATTGATGACCTGGTCCAGGTAGTAGAAAGTGCATTGGATGAGCTCAAGGCCAAGGATGTGGTACGCATCGACGTGCGTGAGCTGACCAGTGTGACTGATTTCATGATCATCGCCAGCGGCACCTCCAACCGGCACGTCAGTTCGTTGAGCGACAACGTTGTGGAGAAGGCGAAGGAAGCCGGATGTCGTCCCCTGGGCGTGGAAGGCAAGGACTCCGGTGAATGGGTCCTGGTCGATCTGGGCGACATCGTCGTTCACGTCATGCAGCCGGCGACTCGCCAGTTCTATGATCTGGAACGTCTGTGGCAGAGCGCCGAATCGCGCCGCGAACAGCAGCAGTCTGCTTCCGACGCAGAGTAA
- the nadD gene encoding nicotinate-nucleotide adenylyltransferase: protein MTRLTRRIGLFGGTFDPIHNGHLRSALEVHEWLGLDELRLIPSARPPHRDVPGATAEQRLDMVRLAVQHADGLVVDDRELRRERPSYTVETLESLRVELGDDVALFMVVGWDAFCGLPSWYRWAELLDLASLVVLQRPDYDLDAPEVLKDLMAARSVNDPSEATARHGQIIGLTQTPLAISASHIRSLIAESRSPRFLLPGSVLGYIETNGLYQPT from the coding sequence ATGACTCGCCTTACGCGCCGCATTGGCCTGTTCGGAGGCACTTTTGATCCGATTCACAACGGTCATCTGCGCAGCGCGCTTGAGGTGCACGAATGGTTGGGGCTGGACGAGCTGAGGCTTATTCCCAGTGCCCGCCCACCGCATCGTGACGTACCCGGTGCCACTGCGGAGCAGCGCCTGGATATGGTAAGACTGGCGGTGCAGCACGCGGACGGGCTGGTTGTCGATGATCGGGAGCTGCGCCGTGAACGCCCCTCCTATACAGTTGAAACCCTTGAATCGCTTCGGGTTGAACTGGGTGATGACGTAGCCTTGTTCATGGTCGTGGGCTGGGATGCGTTCTGTGGCCTGCCGAGCTGGTATCGCTGGGCTGAGCTGCTCGATCTGGCCAGTCTGGTAGTTTTGCAGCGACCCGACTATGATCTCGATGCGCCGGAGGTGCTCAAGGACCTGATGGCCGCGCGCAGCGTTAACGACCCTTCCGAGGCGACCGCACGTCATGGGCAGATAATCGGCTTGACTCAGACGCCTCTGGCAATTTCCGCTTCCCATATCCGAAGTTTGATTGCAGAAAGCCGCTCACCGCGCTTCCTGTTACCGGGCTCCGTGCTTGGCTATATTGAAACCAATGGGCTATACCAGCCCACTTAA
- the rodA gene encoding rod shape-determining protein RodA, which produces MKSWASTRAVTGGEKGLQRREPLWLRLHIDPWLLLLVLTLAGVAGFVLYSASGMNTAMLYRQGAAYAVGLAVMIVVAQFQPRFMQRWVPFAYVGAVILLIAVLLIGVQAKGAQRWLSIPGLMRFQPSEIMKLIMPMSVAWYLARRELPPNFKYVCLSLLIIGLPVLLILKQPDLGTSLLIASSGFFAILLAGLRWRYILGAAVLLVPAGAGMWFFGMHAYQKTRVLTFLNPESDPLGAGWNIIQSKAAIGSGGVLGKGWLQGTQSHLDFLPEGHTDFIIAALAEEFGMVGVCLLLVVYLLIVLRGLYIAQHAHDNFSKLLAGSVTLTFFVYVFVNIGMVSGLLPVVGVPLPLISYGGTSLVTLLAGFGILMSIHTHHKWMAQGR; this is translated from the coding sequence GTGAAATCCTGGGCCAGTACCCGAGCAGTCACGGGTGGAGAGAAAGGGTTGCAGCGTCGTGAGCCGCTATGGCTGCGGCTGCATATAGATCCCTGGCTTTTGTTGCTGGTGTTGACCCTTGCCGGGGTTGCCGGTTTCGTTCTGTATTCTGCCAGCGGTATGAATACCGCCATGCTTTACCGGCAGGGAGCTGCTTATGCGGTAGGGCTCGCGGTCATGATAGTCGTCGCCCAGTTTCAGCCGCGCTTCATGCAACGCTGGGTGCCGTTTGCCTATGTCGGTGCGGTCATCCTGTTGATCGCTGTGCTGCTGATTGGCGTGCAGGCGAAGGGCGCCCAACGGTGGCTGAGTATTCCGGGATTGATGCGTTTTCAGCCCTCGGAAATCATGAAGCTGATCATGCCGATGAGCGTCGCCTGGTATCTGGCCCGGCGAGAATTGCCACCGAACTTCAAATACGTCTGTTTGAGCCTGCTGATCATCGGGCTGCCTGTGCTGTTAATTCTCAAGCAGCCAGATCTGGGAACCTCGCTACTGATCGCCAGCTCAGGCTTCTTTGCGATACTGCTTGCCGGGCTGCGCTGGCGTTATATTCTCGGCGCTGCGGTATTGCTGGTGCCCGCCGGTGCAGGTATGTGGTTTTTTGGCATGCACGCCTATCAGAAGACTCGCGTGTTAACCTTTCTCAACCCCGAGAGCGATCCGCTGGGCGCAGGCTGGAATATCATCCAGTCAAAAGCCGCTATCGGTTCCGGCGGGGTGTTGGGCAAGGGCTGGTTGCAGGGTACCCAGTCACATCTGGATTTTCTTCCCGAAGGGCATACCGACTTCATTATCGCCGCGCTGGCCGAAGAGTTTGGCATGGTCGGTGTCTGCCTGCTGCTGGTAGTGTATTTGCTGATTGTGTTACGCGGGCTGTATATCGCTCAGCATGCCCATGACAATTTCTCCAAGCTGTTGGCCGGTAGTGTCACGTTGACATTTTTTGTATATGTTTTCGTCAATATCGGGATGGTGAGTGGCCTGTTGCCGGTGGTCGGCGTACCCTTGCCGCTGATAAGTTACGGCGGCACCTCGCTGGTAACATTGCTGGCAGGTTTTGGCATCCTGATGTCAATCCATACGCACCACAAGTGGATGGCACAGGGAAGATGA
- a CDS encoding glutamate-5-semialdehyde dehydrogenase, whose amino-acid sequence MNTEQVTEYMAGLGRQARQASRVIARASTAVKNQALLATADAIIEASAELIEANALDLQAGRESGLDEAMLDRLALTPERLEAMVEGLRQVAALSDPIGSIRDMKFLPSGIQVGRMRVPLGVIGIIYESRPNVTVEAASLCLKSGNACILRGGSESIHSNQAIARCLRRGLDQAGLPQEVVQVVETIDRAAVGALITMPEFVDVIVPRGGKGLIERISRDARVPVIKHLDGICHVYVDDKADLDKAEAIALNAKTHRYGVCNAMETLLVHKAIAEAFLPRIAQGYAEKQVELRGCPATCGIVAGAAPASEEDWNTEYLAPVLSIRVVEDMDAAIEHINTYSSQHTDAMVSEDYTRARRFLAEVDSSSVMINASTRFADGFEYGLGAEIGISTDKIHARGPVGLEGLTSEKYVVFGDGHIRQ is encoded by the coding sequence ATGAATACAGAGCAGGTAACCGAATACATGGCAGGGCTGGGTCGTCAGGCCCGCCAGGCTTCGCGTGTTATCGCCCGCGCCAGCACGGCTGTCAAGAACCAGGCGTTGCTGGCAACGGCTGATGCAATCATCGAGGCCAGCGCCGAGCTGATTGAGGCCAACGCGCTCGATCTGCAGGCCGGGCGTGAGAGCGGGCTGGACGAGGCGATGCTCGACCGGCTGGCATTGACGCCGGAGCGCCTTGAAGCGATGGTCGAGGGCCTGCGCCAGGTGGCCGCGCTGTCTGATCCTATCGGTTCTATTCGCGACATGAAATTCCTGCCCTCGGGTATTCAGGTCGGGCGCATGCGTGTACCGCTTGGCGTCATCGGCATCATCTATGAGTCGCGTCCGAACGTGACGGTCGAAGCGGCCAGTCTGTGTCTGAAATCCGGCAATGCCTGCATCCTGCGGGGTGGCTCTGAATCGATCCATTCCAACCAGGCAATTGCGCGCTGCCTGCGCCGCGGGCTGGACCAGGCAGGGTTGCCGCAGGAAGTTGTTCAAGTGGTGGAAACAATTGACCGCGCTGCAGTGGGCGCCCTGATCACCATGCCTGAGTTTGTGGACGTGATCGTTCCCCGTGGCGGTAAAGGTCTGATCGAGCGGATCAGTCGCGACGCGCGCGTACCGGTGATCAAGCATCTCGACGGCATCTGCCATGTGTATGTGGATGACAAAGCCGATCTGGACAAGGCCGAAGCCATCGCCCTCAATGCCAAAACCCACCGTTATGGTGTGTGCAATGCAATGGAAACCCTACTGGTGCACAAGGCCATAGCAGAGGCGTTTCTGCCCCGGATAGCGCAGGGCTACGCCGAGAAGCAAGTTGAGCTGCGCGGATGCCCCGCCACCTGCGGGATTGTGGCCGGCGCAGCGCCCGCCAGTGAAGAGGACTGGAATACCGAGTATCTGGCGCCTGTTCTGTCAATCCGGGTAGTAGAGGATATGGACGCCGCGATCGAACACATCAATACCTATAGCTCCCAGCACACCGACGCCATGGTTTCGGAGGATTACACCCGCGCCCGGCGCTTCCTTGCTGAAGTGGATTCCAGTTCGGTGATGATCAACGCCTCGACGCGTTTCGCCGACGGTTTCGAGTACGGCCTGGGTGCCGAGATCGGCATCTCTACCGACAAGATTCACGCCCGCGGGCCGGTGGGTCTGGAAGGCTTGACCAGCGAGAAGTACGTGGTGTTCGGCGACGGGCACATTCGCCAGTGA
- the mltB gene encoding lytic murein transglycosylase B: MNTVSGWLRHKTAVVVLAGFSPVLLASDYGEDHAAVAPFVAEMQAEHGFPPKYVKSLLAQAERKQSIIDAISRPAERVRPWHEYRKIFITDKRIAGGVEFWERNAEALARAEQEYGVEPEVIVAIIGVETFYGGNKGSHRVIDALTTLGFDYPPRAEFFRRQLKSYLVLAREQQVDPLSLTGSYAGAMGFPQFIPSSYQAFAVDFDDDGQVDIWNNQVDAIGSVANYFAEHKWKHGDTVAVQATVSGEQFSKGLTIAEGLEARRSVAALKELGWDIQHELADEAEVMAFEFDVGESMEYWIGLHNLHVITRYNRSVMYAMVVHQLADLIREARDQ; encoded by the coding sequence ATAAATACTGTGAGCGGATGGCTGCGGCATAAGACTGCAGTTGTCGTGTTGGCCGGGTTCAGCCCTGTGTTGCTGGCCTCCGATTATGGAGAAGACCATGCAGCGGTTGCGCCCTTCGTTGCAGAAATGCAGGCGGAGCATGGCTTTCCTCCGAAATATGTGAAAAGCCTGCTGGCCCAGGCGGAACGTAAGCAAAGCATCATCGATGCGATTTCGCGTCCGGCTGAGCGGGTCCGGCCCTGGCACGAATATCGGAAGATATTCATCACTGACAAGCGTATTGCCGGCGGCGTCGAGTTCTGGGAGCGCAATGCCGAGGCGCTGGCGCGTGCCGAGCAGGAATACGGCGTGGAGCCGGAGGTGATTGTTGCCATCATCGGCGTAGAAACCTTCTACGGCGGTAACAAGGGCAGCCACCGCGTTATCGATGCGTTGACCACGCTGGGCTTCGACTATCCGCCGCGGGCTGAATTCTTTCGTCGGCAGCTGAAATCCTATCTTGTATTGGCGCGTGAGCAGCAGGTCGACCCGCTCAGTCTCACAGGTTCCTATGCTGGCGCGATGGGTTTCCCGCAATTCATCCCCAGCAGTTATCAGGCCTTTGCGGTGGATTTCGATGACGATGGGCAGGTTGATATCTGGAACAATCAGGTCGACGCCATTGGCAGCGTCGCGAACTACTTTGCTGAGCACAAGTGGAAGCACGGCGACACCGTGGCTGTTCAGGCTACTGTGTCAGGCGAGCAGTTCAGCAAAGGGCTGACTATTGCAGAAGGACTCGAGGCACGGCGCAGCGTGGCTGCATTGAAGGAACTCGGCTGGGATATCCAGCACGAGCTGGCAGACGAGGCTGAGGTGATGGCCTTCGAGTTTGATGTGGGTGAGTCCATGGAATACTGGATTGGACTCCACAACCTGCACGTCATCACCCGCTACAACCGGAGTGTGATGTATGCCATGGTAGTTCATCAATTAGCTGACCTGATACGCGAGGCTAGAGATCAATGA
- a CDS encoding DedA family protein, producing the protein MIEALMAWLSTHSQWLGFAIFLIALVESLAIAGLLVPGVVLMFAATAMAGGGDLRMWATLAWAFSGAVVGDLLSFALGRVFHQDIRRLSLFRRHPQWIDRGERFFRHYGVLSILIGRFVGPIRPVIPMVAGMFDMPVWRFISINILSALAWAPAYVLPGFFAGRALRWPVPEYFWPQTLGLLAALAGLGLVVLTLLRLQERWSPFAAGALTLFSVPLLYFARPWFGIAEFTATTWLAAYNDLVAPFLTHTRALISPVYPALLGTLLMITLLLLRQWQQLAYCFLSVLLCITFAWLPGLTYEGMILSNSLALGMIITVICNREQGFWRRTAWLLYLTPLCFLLIGSALISLATPPLVAINALLLAAAATLLSLWLVDRGAIMGAPTAPLAYLLPLCPLAAFVLLLISPLFAINS; encoded by the coding sequence TTGATTGAAGCCTTGATGGCCTGGCTCAGCACGCACTCTCAGTGGCTGGGTTTCGCCATCTTCCTGATTGCACTGGTTGAGTCACTTGCCATTGCCGGGCTGTTGGTGCCCGGCGTCGTGCTGATGTTCGCCGCCACTGCCATGGCAGGAGGCGGAGACCTGCGGATGTGGGCCACCCTCGCCTGGGCGTTCAGTGGCGCGGTGGTTGGTGACCTGTTGAGCTTCGCTCTGGGCCGGGTGTTCCATCAGGATATCCGGCGGTTATCCCTGTTTCGCCGCCATCCACAATGGATTGACCGCGGCGAACGCTTCTTCCGGCACTACGGCGTGCTGAGCATTCTGATAGGCCGCTTCGTCGGGCCGATACGCCCAGTCATCCCCATGGTCGCGGGCATGTTCGATATGCCGGTTTGGCGGTTCATATCGATCAATATCCTGTCTGCCCTGGCCTGGGCCCCGGCATATGTTTTGCCAGGGTTCTTTGCCGGACGCGCCCTGCGCTGGCCGGTGCCCGAATATTTCTGGCCCCAGACCCTGGGATTGCTCGCGGCGCTCGCAGGACTGGGACTCGTAGTGCTAACGCTTCTGCGCCTTCAGGAGCGCTGGTCACCCTTCGCTGCTGGCGCGCTAACGCTGTTCAGCGTCCCGCTGCTGTATTTCGCGCGTCCCTGGTTCGGTATCGCGGAGTTTACCGCAACCACCTGGCTGGCAGCCTACAATGATCTGGTCGCACCCTTTCTAACCCATACCCGCGCATTGATTTCGCCGGTATACCCCGCGCTGCTTGGCACGCTGCTCATGATCACGCTGCTTCTGTTACGCCAATGGCAACAACTGGCCTACTGTTTCTTGAGCGTCTTACTCTGCATCACCTTCGCCTGGCTGCCAGGGCTGACCTATGAGGGAATGATTCTGTCGAATTCGCTGGCACTGGGCATGATCATCACGGTGATTTGCAACCGTGAGCAGGGCTTCTGGCGCCGCACGGCCTGGCTGCTCTATCTGACCCCCCTCTGCTTTCTGCTGATCGGGTCGGCGTTGATCAGCCTTGCCACCCCGCCTTTGGTCGCCATCAACGCCCTACTACTGGCCGCGGCTGCCACGCTTCTCAGCCTGTGGCTGGTCGACCGGGGCGCGATAATGGGCGCGCCGACGGCGCCGCTCGCGTACCTGCTACCCCTCTGCCCGCTGGCCGCTTTTGTGTTGCTGCTGATCAGTCCGCTCTTCGCGATAAACAGCTGA
- the rlmH gene encoding 23S rRNA (pseudouridine(1915)-N(3))-methyltransferase RlmH translates to MRIRLISVASRMPRWVEEGYQEYAKRMPADLPLDLVEIPLSTRGKNADVARLMRREGEQMLAATQPGDRIVTLEVAGRNWSTEQLAEQLERWRLEARNVNLMVGGPEGLAEEVAARSDQRWSLSALTLPHPLVRILLAEQIYRAWTVLNRHPYHK, encoded by the coding sequence TTGCGTATACGCTTGATCAGCGTGGCGTCCCGTATGCCGCGCTGGGTGGAAGAGGGGTATCAGGAGTACGCCAAGCGCATGCCTGCCGACCTGCCTCTGGATCTGGTTGAGATTCCCCTTTCCACCAGGGGAAAGAATGCCGACGTCGCCCGGTTGATGCGTCGTGAGGGCGAGCAGATGCTGGCCGCGACGCAGCCGGGTGACCGTATCGTTACGCTTGAAGTAGCCGGCAGGAATTGGTCCACCGAACAGCTCGCGGAGCAACTTGAACGTTGGCGTCTCGAGGCCCGCAACGTCAATCTGATGGTGGGCGGGCCGGAAGGCCTGGCCGAAGAGGTTGCAGCGCGAAGCGATCAGCGCTGGTCACTTTCGGCGTTGACGCTTCCGCATCCACTGGTGCGTATACTGCTGGCCGAACAGATTTACCGCGCCTGGACCGTTCTGAACCGCCACCCCTACCATAAGTGA